One Micromonospora sp. WMMD812 genomic window carries:
- a CDS encoding sulfotransferase domain-containing protein yields the protein MPNAPYRYRSDDEDSARWRGFPFRAGDIVISTRSKSGTTWMQMICALLVLGTPELPAPLPALSPWLDWLVEPREEVFRRLAAQPHRRFVKTHTPLDGIPLDPRVSYVVVARHPLDMAVSLYHQARNLDRDRMRELTGRPAPQQPSAPPLPVDRWLARWVGREVDPRTELDALPGVMWHLRDAWARRHDPNVVLVHYADLSADLAGEMRRLADRLGLAVPEERWPALVEAATFRRMRQRAERLAPDPAGVLKDRQAFFRAGRSGQGWELLDEAGRARYDARVAGLAPPDLLAWLHR from the coding sequence ATGCCCAACGCCCCGTACCGCTACCGGTCCGACGACGAGGACAGTGCCCGGTGGCGTGGATTCCCGTTCCGCGCCGGTGACATCGTGATCAGCACCCGGTCCAAGAGCGGCACCACCTGGATGCAGATGATCTGCGCGCTGTTGGTGCTGGGCACCCCGGAACTGCCGGCGCCGTTGCCGGCGCTCTCGCCCTGGCTGGACTGGCTGGTCGAGCCACGCGAAGAGGTGTTCCGCCGGCTCGCCGCCCAGCCGCACCGCCGGTTCGTCAAGACGCACACGCCGCTGGACGGGATCCCGCTCGACCCCCGGGTCAGCTACGTCGTGGTCGCCCGGCACCCGCTCGACATGGCGGTCTCCCTGTATCACCAGGCCCGCAACCTGGACCGCGACCGGATGCGCGAGCTGACCGGGCGGCCGGCGCCGCAGCAGCCCTCGGCCCCGCCGCTGCCGGTCGACCGGTGGTTGGCCCGCTGGGTCGGCCGGGAGGTCGATCCCCGTACGGAGCTGGACGCGCTGCCCGGGGTGATGTGGCACCTGCGCGACGCCTGGGCCCGCCGGCACGACCCGAACGTGGTGCTCGTGCACTATGCCGACCTCTCGGCGGACCTGGCCGGGGAGATGCGCAGGCTCGCCGACCGACTCGGCCTCGCCGTACCCGAGGAACGTTGGCCGGCGCTGGTCGAGGCGGCCACCTTCCGCCGGATGCGGCAGCGGGCCGAACGACTGGCCCCGGACCCGGCCGGCGTGTTGAAGGACCGCCAGGCATTCTTCCGTGCCGGTCGTTCGGGGCAGGGGTGGGAGCTGCTCGACGAGGCGGGCCGGGCCCGCTACGACGCCCGGGTCGCCGGCCTCGCCCCGCCGGACCTGCTCGCCTGGCTGCACCGCTGA
- a CDS encoding beta family protein → MVPAHGGRAAEPVYRPILAIRRGELEALSHLDATTAPLVAPILDVDTLDRTTSDSLARLPAGLMPAVDVTALPEAPESELVRWGVPLMPVIGLAESDRRLVAHGAAARAYGRRALIRVRAGLDRTGPDATTSAVERIWRFTRLTPEQCDLLVDAGDVCCLADVRLAEPRARRLLDWARRYAWRSVTVAAGGLPPTLSRLPTDEPVRLDRWDWLLWQRLADLGVGYGDYGVRSAQPGTGQPGDRLPTMCYTTDGGWWIYRWSRRGGRGDERFADLCRTLVSAPHWPAAGASFSWGDHEILRRARRVAGAGSMTNWTAWSTSHHLAQVLAALRHPAPVARPEPWRVGPDAPERGRPSRSPRGGETRRAG, encoded by the coding sequence ATGGTGCCCGCCCACGGGGGCCGGGCGGCGGAACCGGTCTACCGCCCCATCCTCGCCATTCGGCGGGGTGAGCTGGAGGCGTTGTCCCACCTCGACGCCACCACCGCCCCGCTGGTCGCGCCGATCCTCGACGTCGACACCCTCGACCGGACCACATCGGACTCTCTCGCGCGGCTGCCGGCCGGGCTGATGCCGGCCGTCGACGTCACCGCGCTGCCGGAGGCGCCGGAGAGCGAACTGGTCCGCTGGGGCGTACCGCTGATGCCGGTGATCGGGCTCGCGGAGAGCGACCGGCGGCTGGTCGCGCACGGCGCCGCGGCCCGGGCGTACGGGCGGCGGGCCCTGATCCGGGTGCGGGCGGGCCTGGACCGGACCGGCCCGGACGCGACGACCTCGGCGGTCGAGCGGATCTGGCGGTTCACCCGGCTCACGCCGGAGCAGTGCGACCTGCTGGTGGACGCGGGCGACGTGTGCTGCCTGGCGGACGTGCGACTGGCCGAGCCCCGGGCGCGCCGGCTGCTCGACTGGGCCCGGCGGTACGCCTGGCGGTCGGTGACGGTGGCGGCCGGCGGGCTGCCGCCGACCCTGTCCCGGCTGCCCACCGACGAGCCGGTCCGGCTCGACCGCTGGGACTGGCTGCTCTGGCAGCGCCTGGCCGATCTCGGTGTGGGCTACGGCGACTACGGCGTCCGTTCGGCGCAGCCCGGCACCGGGCAGCCGGGCGACCGGCTGCCCACCATGTGCTACACCACCGACGGCGGGTGGTGGATCTACCGCTGGTCGCGGCGCGGCGGGCGCGGCGACGAGCGCTTCGCGGACCTGTGCCGCACCCTGGTCTCCGCGCCGCACTGGCCGGCCGCCGGGGCGTCGTTCTCGTGGGGCGACCACGAGATCCTCCGCCGCGCCCGCCGCGTGGCCGGCGCCGGCTCGATGACCAACTGGACGGCGTGGAGCACCTCGCACCACCTCGCACAGGTGCTGGCCGCGCTGCGGCACCCGGCCCCGGTCGCCAGGCCGGAGCCGTGGCGGGTGGGGCCGGACGCGCCGGAGCGCGGCCGGCCGTCCCGATCGCCGCGCGGCGGGGAGACCCGCCGCGCCGGCTGA
- a CDS encoding adhesin, whose amino-acid sequence MLTMTDNAVLVIRDLANQQDVAEDGGVRIAADAAAGSLTVELVPQPVQGDHVVDNQGARIFLDADAVEILGDASVDATVDDEGIIQFGFTEKH is encoded by the coding sequence ATGCTCACCATGACCGACAACGCCGTCCTGGTCATCCGTGACCTCGCCAACCAGCAGGACGTCGCCGAGGACGGCGGGGTGCGTATCGCCGCCGACGCCGCCGCGGGCTCGCTGACCGTCGAGCTGGTGCCCCAACCGGTGCAGGGCGACCACGTGGTGGACAACCAGGGCGCCCGGATCTTCCTGGACGCCGACGCCGTCGAGATCCTCGGCGACGCCTCGGTCGACGCCACCGTGGACGACGAAGGCATCATCCAGTTCGGTTTCACGGAGAAGCATTAG
- a CDS encoding NAD(P)-binding domain-containing protein: MDSRSVDVVVIGAGQAGLSAGYHLRRTGLTPETGFAILDADDGPGGAWRHRWPTLTMDRVHGFHDLPAMPFPAASPDQRAAQVVSDYFAAYEREFGLAVRRPVQVRRVHSLPDGRLDIRTDQGSWTTRALINATGTWSRPFWPHYPGRSSFRGRQLHTADYRGPDEFAGRRVVVVGAGTSAVQLLGEISAVAADTTWVSRRPPDFRDIEFGPEHARAAVALVEERVRTGRPPSSVVGVTGLPVTPEVRRLREQGVLDRLPMFDRITPDGVAWADGRFVPADVILWCTGFRAALDHLAPLRLRAPGGGITMDGTRVVADPRIHLIGYGPSASTIGANRAGRAAVHEIRALLAPAAALD; the protein is encoded by the coding sequence ATGGACAGCCGCTCGGTCGACGTGGTCGTGATCGGCGCCGGCCAGGCCGGCCTCTCCGCCGGATACCACCTGCGCCGGACCGGCCTCACCCCCGAAACGGGCTTCGCCATCCTCGACGCCGACGACGGCCCGGGCGGCGCCTGGCGGCACCGCTGGCCCACCCTGACCATGGACCGGGTGCACGGCTTCCACGACCTACCCGCGATGCCCTTCCCCGCCGCCTCGCCCGACCAGCGGGCCGCCCAGGTGGTGAGTGACTACTTCGCCGCGTACGAGCGGGAGTTCGGCCTGGCGGTGCGGCGACCGGTCCAGGTCCGAAGAGTGCACTCGCTGCCCGACGGCCGGCTGGACATCCGCACGGACCAGGGCAGCTGGACCACCCGCGCCCTGATCAACGCCACCGGCACGTGGAGCCGGCCGTTCTGGCCGCACTATCCCGGCCGCTCGTCGTTCCGGGGTCGCCAGCTGCACACCGCCGACTACCGGGGCCCGGACGAGTTCGCCGGCCGGCGGGTCGTGGTGGTCGGCGCCGGCACCTCCGCCGTGCAACTGCTCGGCGAGATCTCCGCGGTCGCCGCCGACACGACCTGGGTGAGCCGGCGGCCGCCGGACTTCCGGGACATCGAGTTCGGCCCGGAGCACGCCCGGGCCGCCGTCGCCCTGGTCGAGGAGCGGGTCCGCACCGGACGCCCACCGAGCAGCGTGGTCGGCGTGACCGGTCTGCCGGTGACCCCCGAGGTGCGTCGCCTCCGCGAGCAGGGCGTGCTCGACCGCTTACCCATGTTCGACCGGATCACGCCGGACGGCGTCGCCTGGGCCGACGGCCGTTTCGTGCCCGCCGACGTGATCCTCTGGTGCACCGGCTTCCGGGCCGCGCTCGACCACCTCGCCCCGCTCAGACTGCGTGCGCCGGGCGGCGGCATCACCATGGACGGCACCCGCGTCGTCGCCGACCCCCGCATCCACCTGATCGGGTACGGGCCGTCGGCGAGCACCATCGGGGCCAACCGGGCCGGCCGCGCCGCGGTCCACGAAATCCGGGCGCTGCTCGCCCCGGCCGCCGCTCTCGACTGA
- a CDS encoding aquaporin encodes MTDVRRYIAEFLGTLLLVFFGVGSAIAARVQGGVVVVALAFGLVLIALVYTIGPLSGSHVNPAVTLGVLISGKISVIGAVAYWVAQVLGGIVGAFLLWALTRWGDVVDQTGALGSNGYGAHINRGGAALLETVLTFLFVLVVLVAGTRADHAAVSGVAIGLALAATQLVGTTLDGASVNPARSIGPALFEGGVALRQLWVFIVFPLLGGALAALVAPLIIRKDGRYWGGEEQPPTPGPEARPI; translated from the coding sequence ATGACAGACGTCCGCCGCTACATCGCCGAGTTCCTCGGCACTCTCCTGCTGGTCTTCTTCGGCGTGGGCAGCGCGATCGCGGCCCGGGTCCAGGGCGGTGTGGTGGTGGTGGCGCTCGCCTTCGGACTGGTCCTGATCGCGCTGGTCTACACGATCGGCCCGCTGTCGGGCAGCCACGTGAACCCGGCGGTCACCCTCGGGGTGCTGATCTCCGGCAAGATCTCGGTGATCGGCGCGGTCGCCTACTGGGTCGCGCAGGTCCTCGGGGGCATCGTGGGCGCGTTCCTGCTCTGGGCGCTGACGCGCTGGGGTGACGTCGTGGACCAGACCGGCGCGCTCGGCAGCAACGGTTACGGCGCGCACATCAACCGGGGTGGGGCCGCCCTGCTGGAGACCGTCCTGACCTTCCTGTTCGTGCTGGTCGTGCTGGTCGCGGGCACTCGCGCCGACCACGCCGCCGTCTCCGGCGTGGCGATCGGGCTGGCGCTCGCCGCGACGCAGCTGGTCGGCACCACCCTGGACGGCGCCTCGGTCAACCCGGCCCGGTCCATCGGCCCGGCCCTCTTCGAGGGCGGCGTGGCCCTGCGGCAACTGTGGGTGTTCATCGTCTTCCCACTGCTCGGCGGGGCGCTGGCCGCGCTGGTGGCACCGTTGATCATCCGGAAGGACGGGCGGTACTGGGGCGGCGAGGAGCAGCCACCGACGCCCGGCCCGGAGGCGCGTCCGATCTGA